The following DNA comes from Cellulophaga sp. HaHa_2_95.
TTATTAGAAGCTGCAAATGTTGCTACAGTAGCAGGTGATGCCTTCGGAAACAATAATTGCATTCGTATCTCTTACGCAGCAAGTGAAGCACAAATTACAGAAGCACTAGCTAGAATTAAAAAAGCCGTGTCTTAATAAAACCCTTTATTTATTGTTAAAGCGCCTCAATTTTCATTGAGGCGCTTTTTTTATGACCATATGCACCAAATGAATAGAGATTGCATCAAGCACGATCATTACAGCTTCGATCGCAAGTTAAATATTGAAGTGTCCATACTAATAGTGCATTATATTTTTTTCCAGAAATATGGCGTAAAGAGAATTAAAACAGTGAAGAGTTCTAGACGCCCTAATAGCATTAAAAATCCACACCACCATTTTCCTAAGTTAGGCAACTCATTAAAGTTACTTAACGGATTTAAGCTCCCTAAGCCAGGACCTACATTCCCCAAAGATGACGCAGCACCACCAATGGCAGATTCAAAATCTAAGCCTAGTGCTCCCAATACTAAAGAACCAATGATAAACATTAGCATATACAATACAAAGAATGCAATGATATTATATACAATATGCTCCCGCACCGTTTTATTATTATAACGCACAGGAATCACAGCATTGCTATGCAGCGTACGTTTAAATTCTAAAAGTCCGTTTTTAATAATTAACAAATGGCGCATCACTTTTATACCCCCAGAAGTAGAACCTGCACATCCACCAAGAAAGAATAACCCAAAATAAAAGATAGTTAAGAAGTGCGTCCAATTTGTAAAATCTGCTGTAACAAAACCAGTAGTAGTAATTACCGATAATACCTGAAACAAAGAATGCCTAAACGCACTTTCTGCCTCTCCCCAAATCATTGGATGATATTCTGATAGAGAAACATTCGCTTTAAAATATACCACTAAAGCAGAGATAATGGTAAAACCTACTACGAATATGGTATAAAATTTAAATTCTTCATCAAACAAAATCTTCTGTACTTTTCCTTTAAAAGCATAGTAACTTAGTACAAAATTACTCCCCGCAAGGAACATAAATAAGATAATGATATACTGAATCAAAGGCTGATCATTCCAATACGCTGTACTCAAGTTCTTTGTAGAAAAACCACCTGTAGATAAGGTTGCTAAAGAATGATTAATTGCATCAAAAAATGACATCCCGGCCAGCTTCAATAAGATTGTTTCTGCCACGGTGTACCCAAAATAGATTAACCACAACCTTTTTGCTGTATCCGTAATACGCGGATGCAATTTATCACTACTTGGCCCTGGAGCTTCTGCTGCAAATAATTGCATTCCTCCAATACCCAAAAGGGGTAAAATAGCAATAGCTAAAACAATAATCCCCATTCCACCAATCCAATGGGTAAGACTCCTCCAAAAAAGAATACCTTCTGGCAAAGCTTCTATATCATCAAGTATGGAAGCGCCGGTAGTCGTATACCCAGAGATAGTTTCAAAAAAAGCATTGGTAAAGTCAGGAATAGCACCAGAAAACAAATACGGTAATACTCCTGAAAGCGACATGACTAACCAACCCCCCGTGACAATTATATACCCCTCTTTTTTCTTTACTTCTTTCTTATGACCCCGGGTTAGAAACATAGACAAGGTCCCAATGATCATAGTAACAATTGCTGCTAGAGTGATATCTAAGGTAGCCCCATCATCATAAATACCGCTAAAAACTGCAGCAATAATCATAAAACCTCCATTACAAAGTAACAGAAGTCCCATTAGATGAAAAATAATCCTGTAGTTAAGTCCCATTAAAGAAACATTTTTTCAATTTTAGGAATCGAACTTGGCAAACAACATACCACTACCCTATCTCCTTGTTGAATTTTAAAATCTCCTAAAGCAATAATTCCTTCTCCATTTTTTATTACACCACCAATAGTAGCTTCTCTAGGAAAGTCTAACTCCTTGATAATTCTACCATTTACAAGAGATTCTGGTTTTACTATAAATTCTAAAATTTCTGCGTTTAGATTGTTCAAACGCGTAAGCGCTACCACTTCTCCTTTTCTAATATGCCTAAATATATTATTAGCAGCAAGTAGCTTTTTGTTGATCAACGTATCAATACCAATAGAATGCGACAATTGAAAATAATCCATATTTTCAACTAAAGCGATTGTCTTTTTAATATTTTTTGATTTTGCCACCAAACAAGACATAATGTTGGTTTCAGAATTACCTGTTACGGCAATAAAGGCATCCATAGACTCCAAACTTTCTTCTTCTAACAGTTCCACATTACGTCCGTCACCATTAATTATCAAGGCATCTGGCAATTCATCTGCAAGGTCAAAAGCTTTATCTTTATTTTTCTCAATAAGCTTAACATTAAACTTTTTACCACAAAGATCCCTTGCTGTTTTATACCCCACTTTACTACCACCAAGAATCATTACATTCTTTATGTCACGCTTCACCATTCCCGTAAGCTTATAGAGCTCATCTACACCATCTTTACAAGTGATAAAATACACTTGATCTCCATCTTTAAACACCGTATCACCACGAGGTATTAAGGTGTACTGAGTACCCGTACGCTGTAAGGCAATAGGCATAAAATGAAGTTCTGGAAATATTTGAGCAGCCTCTTTTACAGACTTCCCTACAAATGGAGCTGTTTTTGGTAATGAAACACCCACCATAATTAAAGCGCCATTCTCAAACTCATAGGTGTCGTTGAATGCAGACTTATTTAATAACAACTGAATCTCTTGTGCTGCAAGCTCTTCAGGAGAGATTAACTCGTCTATTCCTAACTTCTTAAAATCGACAACATCTCTAAATTTTTTAAATTCTGTATTAGATATTCTAGCAATGGTTCTTTTGCACCCCATTTGCTTGGCCATTAAACACAAGGTAATATTTGTGGTTTCCGAGGAAGTAACACCAATCACCAAATCTGATCTTCCTACTTGCGCATCTTGCAATACAGAAATAGAAGTAGCATCCCCTTTTAATACACGGATATCTAGATGCGTATCTGCATAAGACAAACTTTCTTTTACAGAATCTATTAGGGTAATATCTTGAGATTCGTAGGATAATAATTTTGCTAAATGAAATCCTACTTCACCAGCCCCTGCAATAATAATTTTCATGAATTAAAAAAGTTATTTTCCATTAATTTGGCCCAAGTCCTGGCTACGGTTGGATTTATCTGTCTTGGAATATACTACAAAAGCAATATTGCTCTTACAGCCCATGTTTTGAAAAGTTCGCAAAATTCGAAGTACAAAATTACATAATTTTATTTTGTTGGAATTAATAATATCTAAGTAAAAAACTGAATAACACCTAGTTTATTGTACAATTTAGCTATGATAAAGCAAATTCGAAATTGTATCTTTGCAAGAAAATTGCAGCCATGAGTAAAAAAGTTACTCCTTATAAAGATTCTGATTTAGGCAAAAAAGAACAAGTCACCCAAATGTTCGATACAATCTCTACCAATTATGATGGTTTAAATAGAGTTATCTCTTTTGGAATAGATATAAAATGGCGAAAAAGGGTGGTTGCCATTCTTAAAAAAAAGAATCCTACTTCTATCTTAGATATCGCTACAGGTACGGGAGATTTAGCCATTAATCTTGTAGAGACAGGTGCTACCAAAATAGTAGGTCTAGACATTTCTCCAGGCATGTTAGCCGTGGGACAAAAGAAAGTCACACAAAAACATTTAGACAAAACCATCGAAATGATTGTTGGTGACAGTGAGAACTTACCTTTTGAAGAAAATACGTTTGACGCCATCACTGTTGCTTTTGGTGTACGAAATTTTGAAAATTTAGAGGTGGGCCTTGCAGAAATATACCGTGTACTAAAAAAGGGGGGCACTTTGGCCATCTTAGAAACATCTGTACCAACAAAAACTCCGTTCAAACAAGGCTATAATTTCTATACAAAACAAATCATGCCTAAGATTGGAAAACTATTCTCAAAAGACAATTCTGCCTACGAATATTTATCGGAATCTGCCGCAGTTTTCCCTTATGGTAAAAAGTTCAACAATATTTTGCAGAAAATTGGGTTTATAGATATAGAGGACAAACCCCAAACACTTGGGGTAGCATCTATATATGTAGCTACAAAGTAAGGTATGAAAAATATTTTTTTTCTGTTTTTAGGTTTATTTATATGCCTAACAACGCAAGCTCAGTTTAATGAAAGGCCTGTATTAAATCTTCAAAATGAAGATAAAGCACTCTTGAATTGGGGTTATTTTTTGGGATTCAATTCATTAGATTTCAAATTTGATTACATTGATGTTCCTGAAGATGGCGACAATCTAGTTTCTACGAGCACAGGATTTAACGTCGGACTTATCAGTGAGTTACGTTTAAACCAATTTTTTGACCTTAGATTCGAACCTGGCTTATTTTACACCCAAAGGACTATTGGTTTTAGAGGTTTTACTACTGAAAGCGAAGCCTTGAGAGATGTAAAATCTACTTATATAAGTTTTCCTATTTTACTTAAAGCAAGTACAAAACGAATAGGAAACTGGAAACCTTTTGTCATTGGTGGTGTTTCTTACTCTTTAAATTTAGGAAGCAATGAAGATAGCTTAGATGACAATAGTACCGGCACTTTTAGGATGACCAAAAACAATTACAATTGGGAAGTAGGTTTTGGAATAGATTTCTACACCGAGTATTTCAAATTCTCTCCGTCTATTCGAGGTGTTTTTGCTATGAACAATGAGTTAATTCCTGATAACGATCCGGATAGTCCTTGGACTGGAAACCTTTCTGGACTAAGAACAAGAGGAATCTTCGTGAATTTTACGTTTGAATAAAGAAGCATTACGCTCTTCTTATTTCATTTAACAAAATAGCAGTTGCCGTTGCGACATTTAAACTCTCTGCGGTTTGATCGCCAAATTGCGGTATGCTTATTCTTTTTGATATATAAGCTGCTATCTCCGAAGATATTCCATTTGCTTCATTCCCCATCACAAGTATCCCTTTTGAAGAAATAGCCGAATTGTATACCTTTTCACCATCCATAAAAGCACCATAAATTGGTAATTCTGAAGCTCGCAAAAACTCGCTTAAATCCAAATACGTAATATTTACTCGCGTAATAGAACCCATAGTTGCTTGGATGACTTTTGGGTTGTAACAATCTACCGTAGTAGTACTACACACAAGATTTTTAATTCCAAACCAATCACACAGCCTTATTATGGTCCCTAAATTACCAGGATCCTGGACCGTATCTACCGCAACAATCCAATCATTGAGCTGGATAGCACCTACTTTTGACATTTTAAATACTCCTAAATACCCATTAGGAGTATTCAGAGAACTCATTTTCTTTAGATCTGCCGCCGAGATCAATTCTGAAATCTCCTCATGATCAGTAACAAAACTCGCATCTGTACTCAACACTTTATAGACTTCAAAAGAAGACTTCAAAAGCTCCTGAATCGTTTTTAAACCTTCTACGACAAACAATTGGTGCTGAATTCTATTTTTTTTAAGCTGAAGACTTTTTATAAGTTTTATTTGGCTTTTACCAACCATACAAATAACGTATTTTTGATTTTCTTAGAATCTGAATTAAGTTTGAAAAATAACAGTACAAAAATAGTCTTATTATTTTTAGGTTTAATCATCGTGTCTTGTAATGCGTTAAAAAGAGTAGAAGACGATGAGCTTTTACTGATAGATAACACCATTTTGGCAGATGGTGATAAAATTAAAGACGAGAATGTTAAAAGCCTTGTTATTCAAAAACCTAACAGTTCTTTGGCAGGATACCCTTTGCGCTTAAACTTGTACAACTTAGCCAAACAAAACCCAGATTCTTCTTACCAAGCTTGGCTTCACAAAAAAGACAAGCGAGAAGAAAGATTGCGCAAACTTATTTCACAAAAACAATTAGATAGCCTCGGCGAATCTTTCATTGTCAAAGGATACAGCGAGTGGTTTAAAAAAATAGGAGAAGCTCCTGTTATTATAGATACCGCAAAAACTTCTAAATCTCTAAAAAGAATAAAAGCTTATTACGGCAATAGGGGTTATTTTAATGCCACTGGAAATTTCACCATAGACAGCACCAAAAGAAAGAAAAAAGCAGGTATAACTTACGATTTACAATTAGGCAAGCCCTTTATGATCGACTCTACATATAGTGTCATTGCATCGCCTGCCATAGATTCTATCTACCAACTGAATAAGGCAACTACCGCGGTAAAAGACAAAGAACAATTTGACCTTTCTAACTTTACTGAAGAAAGAGAACGATTAACTGAATTGTTCAGAAACCAAGGTGTATACAATTTTCAGGAGAGTTCTATTAGCTATGACATCATTACAGATACCATAGCAGCTAAAGATGATCAAGAAATGATTGTTGCTTTGAATATTGATAATTTAAAAACAAGAGGAGATTCTACTAAAACAGCCTACAAGGTTTTCAAATTTAATAAAGTAAACATTTTTGCCGATCACCTTTTTGCTAACAATCTAGAAGAATTAGACTCTGTAAATTTTAAAGGTTTCACCATCTATTATAAGGATAAGCTTAACTACAAACCAAAAGCCCTTACGGATGCTATTTTCATGGAAAAAGATAGCGTTTACAGAGACATAAATAGGTTACGTACCTACCGGCAAATTAACAACCTGAACAATTTCAAGTACCCTAATATTGAAATAATAGCCGATAGCGCCAACGCTTCCTTAACTTCAAACATTTATTTAACAGCGCGTGATAAATACTCTTTGAGTTTTGACACCGATGTTAGTAGATCTAACATTCAGTTTTTTGGTCTATCATTTACTCCCGCTTTAAATATTAGAAATATATTTAAAGGCACAGAGAATCTAAGTATTTCTGCAACCGCAAATATTGGAGCATCTAGCGATCCAAATGTATTAGACAAGTCCTTTTTTAACGTACAAGACTTTGGGGGTGATATTGCTTTAGATTTTCCACGTATCTGGTTCCCCTTTATAGATACTAAAAAAATCATACCTTATTATATGCTCCCCAAAACCAGAATCTCTATAGGAACTAGTTTTCAGCAGAATATTGGTTTAGATAAGCAAACATTAAATAGCGTTTTAGGATATAGCTGGTCACCTAACACACAGCTAAAGCATAATATTGAACTCCTTAATATTCAATATGTAAAAAACGTAAATATTGATCGGTATTTTTATGTGTACCAAAGCTCTTTTTCTAGATTAAACACTATTGCTGATCAAGACATCTATGAAACAGATACAAATCTATCACAGAACTATGAGCCCGTCGGAGAGGATGGAGATTTTAGACTGACCATCCCGCAAGGAACTACAGGTTTTACTAAAGCTATTTTAGACGGAGAAGTGAGCTCATCTAGCGATGATTTTGAAGAAGTACGTAGTATTGAAGAAAGACGCGAACGTTTAACACAAAACAACTTAATCTTTGCTACTAATTATACCTTTTCTAAAAATAATCAAACGAGTTTAACAGACAATAGCTTTCATCAATTTAAATTTAAAATAGAAGGTGCTGGTAATTTATTATCACTGGCCGCTACTGGTATTCCTTTTAACGAAGATGAAGATGGTAATAAACTTGTGTTTAGCGTTCCTTATTCACAATATTTAAAAACAGAATTTGACTATATCAAGCACTGGGATTTATCCGAATCTAAAGTATTAGCTTTTAGAAGTTTTATGGGGATTGCTATTCCCTACGGTAACTCTAACAGCATTCCGTTTTCTCGTAGCTATTTTGCTGGGGGATCTTACGACAACAGAGCGTGGAGTCCATACTCTTTAGGTCCGGGGAGAACCGATAATTTAAATGATTTTAATGAAGCAAACCTAAAACTGGCTTTTAATCTAGAATATCGTTTCCCGATAGCCGGAAATATTAAAGGAGGACTTTTTGCTGATGCCGGGAATATCTGGAATGTTTTTGACAATGTAGAAAATACGGATGCTACCTTTAACGGCATTAGTTCTTTACAAGATATCGCATTAGGAACTGGTTTTGGAATAAGATATGATTTCACCTACTTTGTTTTTAGAGTAGATTTAGGATTTAAAACCTATAATCCTGCTGAAGAAATGTCTAAAAGATGGTTTAGAGACTATAATTTTGCCAACTCTGTGTTACAAATCGGTATTAATTATCCTTTTTAAAATACGTGTATAACAACTAAAACGTTATCGCTAACGAATAAGAGTATCGGTAGGTTGTTTGAAATTAAAAACACTGCACTCTCTTAAATAATTTATTACTTTTGTTATTCAATATTTCAATTACTAATTCAAGAAAATAATAATTATGGCTCATAATATTAAACCAGGAGTTGCAACTGGAGACCAAGTACAAGAAATTTTCAACTACGCAAAAGAAAAAGGATTTGCTTTACCAGCAGTAAATGTTATTGGTTCGGATACTATTAATGCGGTTCTTGAAACAGCAGCAAGTTTAAACGCACCCGTAATCATTCAATTTTCAAATGGAGGTGCACAGTTTAATGCAGGAAAAGGTCTATCTAACGATGGTCAAAAGGCAGCTATACAAGGTGCAATTGCAGGAGCTAAACATATTCACCAATTAGCAGAAGCTTATGGTGCTAGTGTTATCTTACATACAGACCACTGTGCAAAGAAATTATTACCTTGGATTGATGGTCTTTTAGACGCTAGTGAGCAACATTATAAAGAAACAGGAAAATCTCTTTTTAGTTCTCATATGATCGATTTAT
Coding sequences within:
- a CDS encoding RNA methyltransferase, encoding MVGKSQIKLIKSLQLKKNRIQHQLFVVEGLKTIQELLKSSFEVYKVLSTDASFVTDHEEISELISAADLKKMSSLNTPNGYLGVFKMSKVGAIQLNDWIVAVDTVQDPGNLGTIIRLCDWFGIKNLVCSTTTVDCYNPKVIQATMGSITRVNITYLDLSEFLRASELPIYGAFMDGEKVYNSAISSKGILVMGNEANGISSEIAAYISKRISIPQFGDQTAESLNVATATAILLNEIRRA
- a CDS encoding porin family protein, with the protein product MKNIFFLFLGLFICLTTQAQFNERPVLNLQNEDKALLNWGYFLGFNSLDFKFDYIDVPEDGDNLVSTSTGFNVGLISELRLNQFFDLRFEPGLFYTQRTIGFRGFTTESEALRDVKSTYISFPILLKASTKRIGNWKPFVIGGVSYSLNLGSNEDSLDDNSTGTFRMTKNNYNWEVGFGIDFYTEYFKFSPSIRGVFAMNNELIPDNDPDSPWTGNLSGLRTRGIFVNFTFE
- a CDS encoding TrkH family potassium uptake protein — translated: MGLNYRIIFHLMGLLLLCNGGFMIIAAVFSGIYDDGATLDITLAAIVTMIIGTLSMFLTRGHKKEVKKKEGYIIVTGGWLVMSLSGVLPYLFSGAIPDFTNAFFETISGYTTTGASILDDIEALPEGILFWRSLTHWIGGMGIIVLAIAILPLLGIGGMQLFAAEAPGPSSDKLHPRITDTAKRLWLIYFGYTVAETILLKLAGMSFFDAINHSLATLSTGGFSTKNLSTAYWNDQPLIQYIIILFMFLAGSNFVLSYYAFKGKVQKILFDEEFKFYTIFVVGFTIISALVVYFKANVSLSEYHPMIWGEAESAFRHSLFQVLSVITTTGFVTADFTNWTHFLTIFYFGLFFLGGCAGSTSGGIKVMRHLLIIKNGLLEFKRTLHSNAVIPVRYNNKTVREHIVYNIIAFFVLYMLMFIIGSLVLGALGLDFESAIGGAASSLGNVGPGLGSLNPLSNFNELPNLGKWWCGFLMLLGRLELFTVLILFTPYFWKKI
- the ubiE gene encoding bifunctional demethylmenaquinone methyltransferase/2-methoxy-6-polyprenyl-1,4-benzoquinol methylase UbiE, whose protein sequence is MSKKVTPYKDSDLGKKEQVTQMFDTISTNYDGLNRVISFGIDIKWRKRVVAILKKKNPTSILDIATGTGDLAINLVETGATKIVGLDISPGMLAVGQKKVTQKHLDKTIEMIVGDSENLPFEENTFDAITVAFGVRNFENLEVGLAEIYRVLKKGGTLAILETSVPTKTPFKQGYNFYTKQIMPKIGKLFSKDNSAYEYLSESAAVFPYGKKFNNILQKIGFIDIEDKPQTLGVASIYVATK
- the trkA gene encoding Trk system potassium transporter TrkA; its protein translation is MKIIIAGAGEVGFHLAKLLSYESQDITLIDSVKESLSYADTHLDIRVLKGDATSISVLQDAQVGRSDLVIGVTSSETTNITLCLMAKQMGCKRTIARISNTEFKKFRDVVDFKKLGIDELISPEELAAQEIQLLLNKSAFNDTYEFENGALIMVGVSLPKTAPFVGKSVKEAAQIFPELHFMPIALQRTGTQYTLIPRGDTVFKDGDQVYFITCKDGVDELYKLTGMVKRDIKNVMILGGSKVGYKTARDLCGKKFNVKLIEKNKDKAFDLADELPDALIINGDGRNVELLEEESLESMDAFIAVTGNSETNIMSCLVAKSKNIKKTIALVENMDYFQLSHSIGIDTLINKKLLAANNIFRHIRKGEVVALTRLNNLNAEILEFIVKPESLVNGRIIKELDFPREATIGGVIKNGEGIIALGDFKIQQGDRVVVCCLPSSIPKIEKMFL
- a CDS encoding BamA/TamA family outer membrane protein, translated to MIFLESELSLKNNSTKIVLLFLGLIIVSCNALKRVEDDELLLIDNTILADGDKIKDENVKSLVIQKPNSSLAGYPLRLNLYNLAKQNPDSSYQAWLHKKDKREERLRKLISQKQLDSLGESFIVKGYSEWFKKIGEAPVIIDTAKTSKSLKRIKAYYGNRGYFNATGNFTIDSTKRKKKAGITYDLQLGKPFMIDSTYSVIASPAIDSIYQLNKATTAVKDKEQFDLSNFTEERERLTELFRNQGVYNFQESSISYDIITDTIAAKDDQEMIVALNIDNLKTRGDSTKTAYKVFKFNKVNIFADHLFANNLEELDSVNFKGFTIYYKDKLNYKPKALTDAIFMEKDSVYRDINRLRTYRQINNLNNFKYPNIEIIADSANASLTSNIYLTARDKYSLSFDTDVSRSNIQFFGLSFTPALNIRNIFKGTENLSISATANIGASSDPNVLDKSFFNVQDFGGDIALDFPRIWFPFIDTKKIIPYYMLPKTRISIGTSFQQNIGLDKQTLNSVLGYSWSPNTQLKHNIELLNIQYVKNVNIDRYFYVYQSSFSRLNTIADQDIYETDTNLSQNYEPVGEDGDFRLTIPQGTTGFTKAILDGEVSSSSDDFEEVRSIEERRERLTQNNLIFATNYTFSKNNQTSLTDNSFHQFKFKIEGAGNLLSLAATGIPFNEDEDGNKLVFSVPYSQYLKTEFDYIKHWDLSESKVLAFRSFMGIAIPYGNSNSIPFSRSYFAGGSYDNRAWSPYSLGPGRTDNLNDFNEANLKLAFNLEYRFPIAGNIKGGLFADAGNIWNVFDNVENTDATFNGISSLQDIALGTGFGIRYDFTYFVFRVDLGFKTYNPAEEMSKRWFRDYNFANSVLQIGINYPF